A DNA window from Anaerocolumna sp. AGMB13020 contains the following coding sequences:
- a CDS encoding ABC transporter permease — protein sequence MVIRNSAWNKNNRREIRHTLGRYLALLVIVALGVGFFSGLKITKQAMLQTGDAFIKATKMYDYRLLSTLGFTAKDVEYISGLEGVSTAQGAINADFITAFHDTEDVIFKAHSITDNLNQIKLLKGRLPEADNECIADAGYFTEEDLGKTINISDKNEEEVRDSFAYQNYTIVGLCNSVNYMYRSDRGTTKLAGGSINAFLYLPEGGFQVDYYSEIFVTLLDNQGQIFSKEYEAAVSAMEQPLKTAVKDRADLRYGNITKEARESIADAQREYDSSYAEYLDGKKEAENKLSASKKKLEKAKTEITANEKKLEDSEASLAEKEKEYNSALSDYNISKKEYDTKKSDSLKELEDKQQEITTSRSKVTNGIEEIEKSGVPGQYDTLKASESSLKAALSQLSDPDSTEYQTYTAQLKQVSAGLEQIEASGVITQYQTLTNSLKELDAAQSTLDAAGKAAEKEFKTAMKQLTSAKAQLDAAKLTLETFKEQITDGKSALTKAKKEYREGLEKYQEAKEDTENTLTESEEKLKEALDKINAAKEELASLDKPATYVLDRTKNIGYASFENDSSVVEGIAKIFPIFFFLVAALVCSTTMTRMVDEQRTQIGTLKALGYTNRSIALKYVTYSGSAAVLGCILGYFTGTRLFPYAIWQAYKMLYDFAEIKYIFSGSLALLTLFVSLLCSVGATYAACRTELSQMPAELMRPKSPKVGKRIFLERIPVLWKAISFLHKVSIRNILRYKKRLFMMILGTGGCTALLLAGLGLNDSVSNIADDQFDTIMLYDYTIAFSEAQTEEDMADFQENTSALLSECVFLSSDTYEVTGKGGNQKINVIASDDPDITKVIGLHLNGKAVPFPKEGYVAINDRLAETENLKIGDSMTINLNNTEAYTVVIGGIFKNYAFNYMFMSGATHEQVFGKKPAYKTAYATTDSKDIYTISARLMKDYGASGIVITADTRNQVTNMMNSLNYIVWLVIACACALSFVVMYNLSNINITERNREIATIKVLGFYPKETYSYVFRENIVITLISTLFGLPAGILLHRFVMDQIKIEAVSFNVQILPVSYLYAFLVTMGLTLFVNLILVRKIDRINMAESLKSVE from the coding sequence ATGGTAATAAGAAATTCTGCGTGGAACAAAAACAACCGCCGGGAAATACGGCATACCCTGGGCCGTTATCTTGCGCTTCTTGTCATTGTAGCTCTAGGCGTGGGATTCTTCTCCGGCCTTAAGATAACCAAGCAGGCAATGCTGCAGACAGGTGATGCTTTTATCAAAGCCACCAAAATGTATGATTACCGGTTACTCTCCACTTTGGGTTTTACCGCAAAAGATGTAGAGTACATCAGCGGTCTTGAAGGTGTAAGCACAGCCCAGGGTGCAATTAATGCGGATTTTATCACAGCTTTTCATGATACGGAGGATGTAATCTTTAAAGCTCACTCCATTACAGACAATCTGAATCAAATAAAGCTGTTAAAAGGCAGACTCCCTGAGGCTGATAATGAGTGTATTGCGGATGCCGGTTATTTTACCGAAGAAGATCTCGGAAAAACAATTAATATATCTGACAAAAACGAAGAAGAGGTGCGGGACAGCTTTGCCTATCAGAATTATACCATTGTCGGCTTATGCAATTCCGTAAACTATATGTATCGCAGTGACCGGGGCACCACTAAGCTTGCCGGTGGTTCCATTAATGCCTTTCTCTACCTTCCGGAAGGCGGCTTTCAGGTTGATTATTATAGTGAGATCTTTGTTACCCTTCTTGATAATCAAGGCCAGATCTTCAGTAAAGAATATGAGGCTGCTGTATCCGCTATGGAACAGCCCTTAAAGACTGCTGTCAAAGACCGTGCAGATCTGCGTTACGGTAATATTACAAAGGAAGCCAGGGAGTCTATCGCAGATGCCCAAAGGGAATACGATTCCTCTTATGCAGAATACCTGGACGGAAAGAAAGAAGCAGAAAATAAATTAAGTGCTTCCAAAAAGAAGTTAGAGAAAGCCAAAACCGAGATAACCGCTAATGAAAAGAAACTGGAAGACAGCGAGGCCTCCTTAGCAGAAAAAGAAAAGGAATATAACTCCGCTCTCTCTGATTATAACATCTCTAAGAAAGAGTATGATACCAAAAAATCCGATTCTTTAAAAGAACTGGAAGATAAGCAGCAGGAAATTACCACCAGCCGTTCAAAAGTAACTAATGGTATAGAAGAGATTGAAAAAAGCGGTGTCCCCGGCCAATACGATACCTTAAAAGCATCAGAAAGTAGCTTAAAAGCCGCTCTCTCACAGCTTTCAGATCCTGACAGCACCGAATACCAGACCTATACCGCACAGCTAAAACAGGTCTCAGCCGGACTGGAGCAAATAGAAGCTTCCGGTGTAATTACCCAGTATCAGACCTTAACGAATTCCCTGAAAGAGCTGGATGCCGCTCAAAGCACACTGGATGCCGCAGGAAAGGCCGCAGAAAAGGAATTTAAAACAGCTATGAAGCAGCTTACCTCAGCCAAAGCACAGTTGGATGCGGCAAAACTAACCCTTGAGACCTTCAAAGAGCAGATAACAGATGGAAAATCCGCTCTTACCAAAGCAAAAAAAGAATATCGGGAGGGACTTGAAAAATATCAGGAAGCCAAAGAAGATACGGAAAATACTCTGACGGAAAGTGAGGAAAAACTCAAGGAAGCCCTGGATAAAATAAACGCTGCAAAAGAGGAGCTGGCCTCGCTGGATAAGCCCGCCACCTATGTATTGGACAGAACAAAAAATATCGGGTATGCAAGTTTTGAGAATGACTCCTCCGTTGTTGAAGGCATCGCAAAGATTTTCCCCATCTTTTTCTTTCTTGTAGCAGCTCTGGTATGCAGCACCACCATGACCAGAATGGTGGATGAACAGCGTACCCAGATAGGAACACTGAAAGCCTTGGGCTATACCAATCGTTCCATCGCTTTAAAATATGTTACCTATTCCGGAAGCGCTGCAGTGCTTGGTTGTATTCTTGGCTATTTTACAGGCACCAGATTATTTCCTTATGCCATCTGGCAGGCTTATAAAATGCTATATGATTTCGCGGAGATTAAATATATCTTCAGTGGCAGTTTAGCACTGCTGACCTTATTTGTTTCCCTTCTTTGTTCCGTTGGCGCAACCTATGCTGCCTGCAGGACAGAGCTGTCACAGATGCCGGCAGAATTAATGAGACCCAAGTCTCCCAAGGTTGGAAAACGAATCTTTCTGGAACGGATTCCTGTATTATGGAAGGCTATCAGCTTCCTCCATAAGGTATCCATCCGCAACATCTTACGTTATAAGAAACGCCTGTTTATGATGATACTTGGGACTGGCGGCTGTACCGCACTGCTGCTGGCAGGTTTAGGTTTAAATGATTCTGTCAGCAATATAGCGGACGATCAGTTTGATACCATTATGCTCTATGATTATACCATAGCCTTTTCAGAGGCACAGACAGAAGAGGACATGGCAGACTTTCAGGAGAATACCTCCGCTCTCTTGTCCGAATGTGTCTTTCTATCTTCAGATACCTATGAAGTCACAGGCAAAGGCGGTAATCAGAAGATAAATGTCATAGCAAGCGATGACCCGGATATTACAAAGGTGATCGGGCTGCACCTTAACGGAAAGGCTGTTCCTTTTCCGAAGGAAGGTTATGTAGCCATTAATGACCGCCTGGCAGAAACCGAAAATCTTAAGATTGGTGATTCCATGACCATCAACCTTAATAACACAGAAGCCTATACGGTTGTAATTGGAGGTATCTTTAAGAACTATGCCTTTAACTATATGTTCATGAGCGGGGCCACACATGAGCAGGTCTTTGGAAAAAAACCAGCTTATAAGACAGCTTATGCCACTACAGATTCCAAGGATATTTACACCATATCTGCCAGACTCATGAAAGATTATGGTGCCTCAGGCATCGTGATTACTGCCGATACCAGAAACCAGGTTACAAATATGATGAACAGTCTGAATTACATTGTGTGGCTGGTAATTGCCTGTGCCTGTGCCCTTTCCTTCGTAGTCATGTATAACCTGAGTAATATCAATATAACAGAGCGGAACCGTGAAATTGCAACCATTAAAGTTCTGGGCTTTTATCCAAAAGAAACCTACAGCTATGTCTTTCGGGAAAATATCGTCATCACTCTTATCAGCACCTTGTTTGGACTTCCGGCAGGCATCCTGCTCCATCGCTTCGTAATGGATCAGATTAAGATTGAGGCTGTGTCCTTTAATGTGCAGATCTTACCCGTGAGTTATCTGTATGCCTTCCTGGTAACTATGGGGTTAACCTTATTCGTTAACCTTATACTTGTTCGGAAAATTGACCGTATTAATATGGCTGAGTCCTTGAAATCCGTAGAATAA
- a CDS encoding ABC transporter ATP-binding protein — protein MNSFVRFENVGKTYHSGDVNVNALHDTTFEVDKGEICVIVGQSGAGKTTLLNILGGMDTLTTGKVYLGNTEISALNKKSLVGYRREDIGFVFQFYNLIPNLTALENVEIASQMIKDPIPAAEILGNVGLSERLYNFPSQLSGGEQQRVSIARALAKNPKLLLCDEPTGALDYNTGKQILKLLQDQSRKSGMTVIIITHNSALTAMADRVIHVKNGTVSSVRKNEKVIPVEEIEW, from the coding sequence ATGAATTCTTTTGTACGATTTGAAAATGTCGGTAAGACCTATCATTCAGGTGATGTTAATGTTAACGCTCTGCATGATACCACTTTTGAAGTAGACAAGGGTGAGATCTGTGTAATTGTAGGGCAGTCAGGTGCTGGCAAGACCACACTCTTAAATATTTTAGGCGGAATGGATACTCTGACTACCGGCAAGGTGTATCTTGGCAATACAGAGATATCAGCCCTGAATAAAAAAAGCCTTGTAGGTTACCGCAGAGAAGATATTGGTTTTGTATTCCAGTTCTATAATCTCATACCAAACCTGACGGCTCTTGAAAATGTTGAGATTGCATCTCAGATGATAAAAGATCCGATTCCGGCGGCGGAGATCCTAGGAAATGTAGGCCTTTCAGAACGGCTCTATAATTTCCCCTCCCAGTTATCAGGCGGTGAACAGCAGCGTGTTTCCATAGCCCGGGCACTGGCTAAGAATCCAAAATTATTATTATGTGACGAACCTACCGGAGCTCTTGATTACAATACCGGTAAGCAAATACTAAAATTACTACAGGATCAGAGCCGGAAAAGCGGGATGACGGTTATCATCATCACCCATAATTCAGCACTGACGGCAATGGCTGACCGGGTAATCCATGTAAAAAACGGAACCGTCTCTTCGGTGCGAAAAAATGAGAAGGTTATACCGGTGGAGGAGATTGAATGGTAA
- a CDS encoding TetR/AcrR family transcriptional regulator gives MNKSGDNNRSVRNTKKKLLNGLLSLMRQKAISNITVRELTELVDVNRGTFYFHYTDIYDMISQVQEDFFQKFNEIIDQMMNHPPAKGEPPKVLVRIYSICAENKEFCEIMLGPNGDAAFVDRIKNIVDERISDLWKSVGAHMTEEEYDYFNAFIINGYIGFLQKWLKTDCKQSPEEMAAFAANVIIPTIKSSIELNGLMKTYNHLN, from the coding sequence ATGAATAAAAGTGGTGATAACAATCGTAGTGTCCGCAATACCAAGAAAAAATTATTAAACGGGCTGTTAAGCCTTATGCGTCAGAAGGCAATTTCTAACATAACGGTTCGTGAGCTGACAGAGCTTGTGGATGTCAACCGGGGAACCTTTTATTTTCATTATACAGATATTTACGATATGATCAGTCAGGTACAGGAAGACTTCTTTCAGAAGTTCAATGAAATTATCGATCAGATGATGAATCATCCGCCGGCAAAGGGAGAACCCCCGAAGGTGCTGGTAAGGATTTATTCCATCTGTGCGGAAAACAAAGAGTTCTGTGAAATTATGCTGGGGCCAAATGGAGATGCTGCTTTTGTGGACCGTATCAAAAATATTGTTGATGAGAGAATCTCTGATTTATGGAAAAGCGTCGGTGCCCATATGACAGAAGAGGAATATGACTATTTTAATGCCTTTATCATCAATGGTTATATCGGCTTTCTTCAAAAGTGGCTGAAAACTGACTGTAAGCAATCGCCGGAGGAAATGGCTGCATTTGCGGCCAACGTGATTATCCCGACGATAAAGAGCTCTATTGAATTAAATGGCCTAATGAAGACTTATAATCATTTAAATTGA
- a CDS encoding RNA polymerase sigma factor produces the protein MLSSEEMDNLMVRISKREMAALEEFYEVMSKAVYGLAYVITKSPYDAEDIMQNTFIRVWDKAHRYRSGTNAKAWVMKIARNLALTKREEGKRFVELDEELPSEDMYRKMLQFQELNSLLSILKKEEKEIVVLYSVGFSHKEIAEILKRPYATVRWKYSNAISKLSQKEQSFEYAKSICRKGE, from the coding sequence TTGTTAAGCAGTGAGGAGATGGATAATCTTATGGTACGGATTTCCAAAAGGGAAATGGCAGCACTTGAGGAATTTTATGAAGTCATGAGTAAAGCCGTATACGGATTAGCCTATGTCATTACAAAATCACCTTATGATGCAGAGGATATAATGCAGAATACCTTTATCAGAGTCTGGGATAAGGCACATCGTTACCGCAGCGGAACGAATGCGAAAGCCTGGGTAATGAAGATAGCCAGAAACCTTGCTCTTACAAAAAGAGAGGAAGGCAAGAGATTTGTAGAACTGGATGAAGAGCTGCCATCAGAGGATATGTACCGAAAGATGCTGCAGTTCCAGGAATTAAATTCTTTGCTGTCTATACTAAAAAAAGAGGAGAAGGAGATAGTGGTTCTCTATTCTGTTGGTTTTTCTCATAAGGAGATTGCTGAGATTCTAAAGAGACCTTATGCAACGGTTCGATGGAAGTACAGCAACGCAATCAGTAAACTGTCTCAAAAGGAGCAAAGCTTTGAATATGCAAAAAGCATATGCAGAAAGGGAGAGTAA
- a CDS encoding nucleotidyltransferase domain-containing protein — MYNHHKIAIETITNKLKQRKEVLGIIIGGSVAHGFAGENSDIDLMLVLSEEDYKKALEEENFNYYETEATPYEGGYVDGKCTSVEFIKKTAAMGSEPAKFAFKDAFVSYSEIEGLEQLVAEASRYPVERKLENMEKFYAQFEAWRWYFYEGVKRNNEYLITTAISNYVLFAGRLVLTYNETLYPYHKWFFRVLEGVERKPENLLEYMNKAITEKSKEAVEQLFQCIVNFHTWTSTTKEWPVRFMQDSELNWLTGNVPVADI, encoded by the coding sequence ATGTATAATCACCATAAGATTGCGATTGAAACTATAACAAATAAATTAAAACAACGAAAAGAGGTATTAGGTATAATTATTGGAGGATCTGTGGCTCATGGCTTTGCCGGAGAGAATTCCGACATCGATCTAATGCTTGTACTGTCTGAAGAGGACTATAAGAAAGCCCTGGAGGAGGAGAACTTTAATTATTATGAAACCGAAGCGACACCTTATGAAGGCGGTTACGTTGATGGAAAGTGCACCTCTGTGGAGTTTATAAAGAAAACGGCTGCTATGGGCAGTGAACCTGCAAAGTTTGCTTTTAAAGATGCTTTCGTATCCTACTCAGAGATAGAGGGGCTGGAACAGCTTGTAGCAGAAGCCTCAAGGTATCCGGTGGAAAGAAAATTAGAAAACATGGAGAAATTCTATGCACAGTTTGAAGCCTGGAGATGGTATTTCTACGAAGGAGTGAAAAGAAACAACGAATATCTGATTACAACAGCAATATCCAATTATGTATTGTTTGCCGGAAGATTAGTACTGACCTACAATGAGACACTGTATCCTTACCATAAATGGTTTTTCAGAGTACTTGAAGGTGTGGAGAGGAAACCTGAGAACCTCCTAGAGTATATGAATAAGGCAATTACTGAGAAGTCAAAAGAGGCTGTGGAACAGTTGTTTCAATGTATTGTAAATTTTCATACCTGGACCTCTACTACAAAGGAATGGCCCGTCAGATTTATGCAGGACAGTGAGCTTAACTGGTTGACAGGGAATGTACCGGTAGCAGATATATAA